The Tenrec ecaudatus isolate mTenEca1 chromosome 4, mTenEca1.hap1, whole genome shotgun sequence region TTACTTtagcaagaatgatgtccttttccagggactggcttctccttacaacatatccaaagtgcatgagagaaGCATCACCTTTCTCATTTCCACAGAGTATCCTCAGTAAACTTCCttcaaacagattttttttggtcttctggaagtccttggtattgtcagtattcttcaccaacaccacagattcactgcatcaattctttcttattcattgtccagctgtatcatacatataatataaatgaattttttaaatggaattCCATGAATGTTAATTGTACATCCaaataaagtgaaatccttgaaaatctcAATCTTTTATCATTCTCCTCATAAATgagttgataatttattaataaaaataatttaatctaTAATTACAAAATGGACAAATAAGATTTGGACAAATAATAGGAAGTAGAGAAAACAAATCTTTAGCAGAAAGTCTTATTATGCCATGTTTTCATGAGGAAACCAGAAACaatgtattttattttgaaatatatagCAGAGTTAGAAATAAAAGTTGAATAGCTTTTGACTATGTATGTGTGATAACTTCCATAGAATGAGAATgaaattgtaatgaaatgtgtgaGGCATAAAATATTGGAATTCCCTCTATTTGTCTGATGCTCTTTCTGACCATTTGGAATCCTTTTTCAAATGCAGACAGAAGAGAGATGGTGGAGAAGTTTAGATTGATCACAATTCAATTAGAAACAAGAGACGACCCCAGTTTATCCATCCAATGGAACTCTGAAAAGACATGAAGTACTGATGCATACTACTGTAGTAAGCCACTTTCACAGGAGGGAGGAACTCcattttgtttcaaactgcctTTAACCCCCCGCTAGCAGTAAACTCCCATCCAATTGACCCATTCCTTCCAGAGAGCAAGATCCAATCAAACAGTGGGTTCTGTGGGCCTCTTTCAGGCCAGTGGTATTTAAGGCAGAGTGGTCCATTTAGAAAGTTATGGTATCTCCTTTTAAAATTCCTTCGGACCGTCCAGGTAGATTTTTTATTAGGACAACCACGGGAATGTCTTAAGAAGAAGCAggctttctctttttgttttaaattgagaCCTGCATTGGTGAGCAAAAAGCCAGGAATAATACTCTGAGAATTTTCTTATTTCTTCATGACAATGCTTCTGCTCATTCTTCCAGGGGACCAAGTTCGGACCTATAATAATTTCATTAGGAAGAATTAGCCTATCCACACAACAGGCCCAATATTGCCCTGTTGGATATATTTTTGTTCCCCATAATCAACGTTTAAAAGGAACAAGACTTGAATCCATAAGAATTTCAAAATGTCATTTGGAAATGGTATAAATTGAAGAGTATGAAATTCTTCAAGAAGGGTAAGAGCTAGAAATCCTTATTTCAGGAGAGTACACACCTAGATGGAGCaattgctatatattttgatgtttgtttaataaagctttctatgaCTTTATAGTAATGTATATTGACTTACTCTTTTTTCCCTGCCTAGTGTATGTTCAAATTTTAACCCCAGTTTATTTATGATAAATCACATCCAAGTAATAAATTTAACCTAAAAGCTTAAATGTACCCTATGTCAAAACTTGCCTAAAGTTGAATTAGtaaagtaaatttaaaaaaagtttatatTATATGTACTTCTTTCTACCCTAGGCCAATTAGGCAAATTTTCCCAAATATTTACTTGGAAAACAATAATACCAGCTTTACACATGTTGTCTTTATACATGAAATGCAAAAATTGTGAGAAGTATCAGGTATACCAGAGATATTCCTAGAGAAATTATGATGCATTTTGTGGTTTTAAAGCTCACTGTTCCAGTACTAAATTATTTATGAACTTTGATTTTTTGTAGGGTAATATTATATATAACCCTAGGTAAATGCTTTTTTGTGTTATACTAGAAAACAATATAATGTTTATTTATTCTGTAATTACAAATACAATCGCATGTAGtatgacaataaataaaatattccaaTAAAAGTACAATAAAAATGGACAATACTCacacaaataaaaaaatacacaaaCATGGAAATAAAGATATATATTTCACTGCATCTGTTAATACTACAGAATTTAAACTACTTCTAATTGAACATGAAATACCTTTTTATAAAATTTTCTAAGAATATGTCAGtaaaaaaaatcttcaatttatatttttttgtgaaatatttcaatggtGACATTAGTAAACAATATAGAAGTATAGGCCTAATATTTATATCAAACTTTTCCTCAAGCATGGTGATTTTCATGATGGAAACAACAATAGGGATAATGGCAGTGATAATATTTTATCCATATTGAATTACTGTAAGTTATGAAGTCCAATGGGAAAAATTATACAAATCTTTGACAATGATTTACAATAAACACTAATTCTGTTTCCTTATAaggcttattttattttatccataCTTCAGAGTAGAGAACACTGAATTTTGTCCATaaactgttttccaaaggcaAAGCATATCCAGGAGGTAAAATAAAGTTTTGAGAACAGCTTTGTTTGACTTCAGAAGTCATACATCCTCCACAGTGCCCGAGAAGAAATGCATTCTCAAAGACTTTCCATAGCAAGTTTATATCTGTATTTTCTATAGAATATTTTTGGCCCCCAAAAGTATTTTGGCAATAACTAGTGCACTTGTCCTCAAATATGAGAGTCTTACAAATGAAGTTTATTCAAGAAACTTAAggcaaataatattaattttctttaaattaaaagaaaaatctttAGGAAAGCAATATAGCAATGACCCCAGCCTGAAGAATATCTACCTAGTATTTTTTGAGACGTACAAACCTTTCTTTTGGTTATTGTTTTATAATGCAGGAATAACATAAAACGTAAATTTAGAAAACCATTGTTTAGAATCTTATTACTGCTTACATGTCAGTAAAATTTAACAGGTATCACTGTTTTTATCATTCAGAAGTCAATAGCCTTTAGAATTCCTTAAAATGCTTTgattcatttaatatttaatatcaTAGTTATACCCACCAATATTGATGGGAGTCAGATCACATAGGGTCACTAGATGAGCCATTTAAATCATAGATGGGACAATTTCAATGAAATGTCAAACCTGGACTTTGGAACAGAACATTTTTGTTACCTGATCTCTAATCTGCTTGGTCTTCACCCCATAGACCAAAGGGTTGAAGAAAGGTGGAACTAGTAGATAAAGGATGGATAAAGTAATATGTATGTGTGATGGGATATGAGATCCAGATCTGTgagtaaaaaaagagaagaaagcaagGAGGTAGAACTGGGAGAAGACACACATGTGGGGAATACATGTATTGAATGCCTTAAGACGAGCCTTTCTTTGGGGCAGGTGAGCAACCGTGATAAATATCTGGATATAGGAAAGGGTGATTGAAATGAAGTCAAACCCACCAACAATGAAAGCACCAAAGAGACCATAGAACTTATTGATAAAAATATCTTCAGTGGCAAGCTTCACAACAGCCATGTGTTCACAGTAAGTATGGGATATTATTTTGGTTCGGTATAGCTTCAGGCGACACTTTATGAGCAGAAGGCATGGGATTACGAGGATGG contains the following coding sequences:
- the LOC142446854 gene encoding olfactory receptor 52A1-like, translated to MPIPNDTVIMPPILTFVGIPGLESVQCWIGIPFCAMYLIALIGNTLLVIIIKSERTLHEPMYIFLAMLGATDIALSTSLVPKMLGIFWFHLPDIYFDACLLQMWLIHTFQGIESGVLLAMALDRYVAICHPLRHATIFTPLFVTHIGIGMTLRPAILVIPCLLLIKCRLKLYRTKIISHTYCEHMAVVKLATEDIFINKFYGLFGAFIVGGFDFISITLSYIQIFITVAHLPQRKARLKAFNTCIPHMCVFSQFYLLAFFSFFTHRSGSHIPSHIHITLSILYLLVPPFFNPLVYGVKTKQIRDQVTKMFCSKVQV